The DNA sequence ATATATGCCTCTTTAGAGCCGCCCATCTGTGCTTTTTCAAGCGAGTCAATATAGGCCAGCCGGTCGCGTTTGCGTATTATCGCTGTCGGGTAACCCGACATGAGCAGGATCATGTTCATTAGAAGTCGCGCCGTGCGACCGTTGCCATCGGTAAACGGGTGAATGGTAACCAGCCGGTAGTGAGCTTCCGCGGCCAGTTCCACCGGATGCAGGTCAGTCGCCAGCTTGAGCCATTTTGTCAACCCGTTCATAAGGTCCGGCACTTTGTGCGGATTCGGCAGCACAACCGCCGAACCGGAGATTCGCACCGGCGTCACGCGATAACAACCGGCATTCAGATCATCGATACCCTTCATAATAAGATAGTGGATATGCAAGATATCCTTTTCGGTCAGCGAATGCGGTCTGCGTCTGGCTTGTTCTTTCACCCAGTCGAGAGCACGAGCGTGATTTACGGCTTCCATGTGCTCCAGAAGCGATTTGCCCCCGACGGTGAGGCCTTTCTCGACCACCAGCGCGGTTTCACGGCGACCTAGCGTATTTCCTTCGATTGCGTTACTCGTATAGGTCAACTCAACTCGAAACCATTCGTCCAGATTGCTTAGAAGGGCATCAGGCAGCGGTCCATACTCATCCAGCAGCTTCTTTTTTGCGGTTAGTTTCTCGTACTTCATGAGATAGAGCATAAACCATAACGTTATGGTTTTCAAGTCAGATAAAAATCCCGGTGAAATTTTGCAGGTGTCGGCAGTTTTTTTTATAGACCCGAAAAGCCTAAAGGTGCAGGCAATGTTGTGGCGACATGTTTTTTATTCGATATGCAAACCAGTGCTTGGTCTTGAATCTGGATTCCCGCTTGCTATAATTCAGATCGTGAACTACTGGCTTGTTAAATCGGAACCGTTTAAATATTCATGGGAGGAATTTCTCCGCGACGGACGGACATACTGGGACGGGGTTAGGAACTATCAGGCCAGAAATAACCTGAAGAGCATGAGAAAGGGAGATCAGGTTCTTTTCTACCACAGCAACAAGGGCCTTGAAGTGGTAGGTATATCCGAGGTCATAAGGGAATATTACCAGGACCCCACGACGGAAGACGAAAGATGGGTCGTGGTTGACCTGAAGCCCGTGGAAACGCTGCAGAGCCCTGTATCTCTCAAGCAGATAAAGAACGACGAAAGACTCGAGGGCATCTCTCTTGTAAGGCAGAGCAGACTTTCGGTAATGCAGATTGAAAAGAAGCATTTTGATGTAATCGTCGAGCTTGGAAGAAAAAGCCTCTGACTTCCACGAAGATATCTAAGAACCGCCTGCTACCCCAAACAGTCCTCTGTGGAGATTCATTTCGGCGAAACGCTGAACGGAGGTTTCAACCGGCAGGCAAGCTTGTTTTTTCACATCGGCCTCCTACGGTTATACTTACCAAAACAACTAGTTTATATTTTAACATCCTATGAATACTCAACTTATCATCAACTCGCTTTTTAACGAGACGAGGATAGCGGTCTTGGAGAAAAGCAGACTGATCGAGCTTTTCATTGAAAGAAAATCCAGTTCTTCAATGGTGGGCAACATCTACAGGGGGAAAGTCGAAAAGATAGTCCCCGGAATGCAGGCCGCGTTTGTCGGCATGGGAGACGGCAAATCCGGGTTTCTCTCCGCCGAGGATGTGTATGAGGAATCGCTTAGCGAACTTTTTCTTGAAGAGGAAGAGACAAAAAAGTCTTCCAGAAAAAACCATCAACCGATACAGAATGTGCTGCGTCAGGGTCAGGAAGTTATGGTTCAGGTTACAAAGGAACCCACCGGGAACAAGGGTCCCAAGCTTACCTCTCACGTGGGCATACCGGGCAAGTATCTTGTTCTGCTTCCCGGGGCAGGCTCGGTGAACCTATCCCGCAAAATAACCGACAGAAAAAGCAGGAAAAGATTTTCCGAAATCATGCGGAACAAGCCCGAAGACATGGGTTTTATAGTGAGAACGGCGTGTGTGGAAGCGGATGAGAAGGACATCAAGAGCGAGATGAGGGCGCTTGTGAGGAAGTGGAGAAGGATAAAGAAAAAGTATGAAGAATCGAAAAACCCGGGCGTGATATACGAAGAAGCCGATACCTGTATCAGGGTCGTCAGGGACCTGATGGGAAACGGCCTTAAGAAAATTGTCGTTGATTCCCCCAAAGCCCACGGCCGGATTACCAAGTACTTTTCCGACAAAATTAAGAAGGATGGCTTCAAAGTCGATATGTACAATAAAGAAGAGCCCATATTCGACAGATACGGAATCGAGAGCCAGATCGAAAAGATGTACAGAAAAAAGGCCTGGATGAAGTCGGGGGGCTACCTGATCATAGACGAGGCCGAGGGGCTTACCGTGATAGACGTTAACTCCGGGAAACTTGTCGGAGAGGAGTTTCACAAGAAAACAATAATGAAAACGAACGAGGAAGCCGCAGTTGAAGCCGCGAGGCAGATAAGGCTTCGCAACCTGGTCGGAATCATAGTTATCGATTTTATAGACATGCAGTCTGTCAGGTCGAGAAAGAAAATAGAGTCGCTTTTCACGAATGAGATGAAAAAGGATAAAGCGAGGACCACGATCCAGGAAATATCGTCTTTCAGCGTAATCCAGCTTACCAGACGCAGGGTCAGGGAAAGTATACTTTCCGACCTGACCGAACCCTGCGATACCTGCGAGGGGAGTGGGCGGATAAAGTCGATATACACCACCTGTTACGAGATACTGAGGGATATTGATCAATGGACAAGGCAGAGCGCTGAAGGGCCTCTTGTCGTGCAGGCCAACAAGAAGGTTGTAGCGAAGCTCAGAGAGATAGAAGGAAGATCCATGAGAAGAATCCAGCGGGAGAGGGGGGTAAAGATAAAGTTCAAATCGGTTGAAGATCCTCTCGAGAAGTACATCATTTCCAGAGAGGGGGCTTCGGGTTAGCCGAAAGGAGTGTTCTGAGTTGAGCAGGAACGGATTTCTTTATCATGTGGCGATCGCCGTAAGGGATATCGAGAAAGCTGAAGATATTTACTCCAAATTACTCGGACTTAGGGTTGTCCACAGAGAGGACGTAGTCAACTATGGGGTGAAAACATCGATGCTTTGCTCCGAATCAGAAGAGGGCACTGCGGTAGAACTTATCGAACCTTTGGACGAAAATTCTCCGATTTCGCAATTCCTGAAGAAAAGAGGAGAGGGTGTCCATCACATCTGCTTTCTTGTGGACGATATAGAATCTTCTCTCCGGGCCCTCGAAAAAGAAGGTGTCAGGCTGATCGATGAACATGCGAGACCCGGATCTTACAACTGCAAAGTTGCCTTTATACATCCCAAGTCAACGAACGGAGTGCTTGTGGAACTTGCGGAGAAGATAAAGGATTGAGGAGATGGTCTTTGATCAGGTGCCGCTTTGCCCCTCTTCCTTATTGTCTGGGTCGTCGTCTTTTAGGGATTTTCTGAACCCGCTTATTCCCTTGCCGAGCGAAGACCCCAGATCTCCGAGTCTGCTCGGACCGAAGATTATGAGCAGGATTGCCAGTATCAGGATTAATTCCCATATTCCGAATTGTCCGAACATATGAGGGAAATGATACCCGAATACTGTTGCTTCTCAAGTATTTCAGGATGATACTCTGAATTTAGCGATATTACGTCTGCGCAGGCGGAACTCGGGTTCAGGTCGCGTCCCCTGGCGGATTCGCTGAGGGGCACCTATCGATGGTTTGACGAGCAGGGCATGCTCGGCGAGAATGGTTGAGATGGCCGAGGAACAACTTCACAGCGTGATGGTATGGGCAGTCATTGCTGCGGCTGTCCCGACGTTTTTTTATCTGCTCCGTAAAACCGCACCCTACGGCCGTCATTACGCAGGTGCGGGCTGGGGGCCGCACATTTCCAGCAGACTCGGCTGGATCATCATGGAACTGCCGGCGGTTGTCGTCTTCCTCGCCGTCTATTTTAACGGGAAGTCTGCGTTCCACATCGTGCCGCTGCTCTTTCTGGTAATGTGGCAGTGCCACTATCTGAATCGGACGTTCGTTTACCCGTTTCGGATCAGGACAAGCGGGCGGAAGACGCCGCTGCTGGTGGTCGGGTCGGGCTTTTTCTTCAATGTGATTAACGCCTACGTCAATGCCCGATTCATTTCCGAATTCGGCGAGTACACAGTTGGATGGCTTGCCGACCCTCGTTTCCTGATCGGCGTCGGGGTTTTCTTAGTCGGGATTGCTCTCAACCTCCACGCCGACAACATCCTCATTCGTCTACGCAGACCGGGCGGGACCGGCTACGTGGTTCCGCATGGTGGCGGGTTTCGCTTTGTCTCGTGCCCGAATTATATGGGCGAAATCCTCGAATGGGTCGGCTGGGCACTAGCAACGTGGTCGTTGAGCGGCCTAGCCTTCTTGCTGTTTACCTCCGCTAATCTCGTTCCCAGGGCGCGCAGCAACCATCAATGGTATGTGGAAACCTTCAAGGATTATCCACCGCACCGCAAGGCCCTGATACCGGGCATTTATTGATTAATAAGCGTATGGTTGGCTGCGTGTCAGATTTTCGAGAAATCGGCAATCATGAAAAACAGATCTTTTATTTCATTGAGCAAAGCCAGACGATTGTCTCTGATCTTCTTGTTTTTGTCCATGACCATTACCGCGTCAAAGAAACGATCTATTGGTGCGGAGAGTGTTTTTATGGATTCAAGCGCTTTGAGGTAATCGCTTTGCCTGGCAGCTTTTTCAGAATCGGCCAATTTCTTTAAAACCGCTGTCTGCGTCTTGGTAAAAGCTCTATGGAGGTCCTTTTCCTCTTTTCGCTTAAACAGCTTCTTGTCAAGCGGTGAAGACGGTCTGGTTTTCGCTATGTTAAAAACCCTCTTAAAGCCTGTGGCGAGGGCCTCAAAATCCTTTCGTTTTGCGAATTTCTCAAGCGCGTTTATTCTGCGGTAGGCGTCAAGGGGATTGTCAAAACCTGCCGAGATTACAGATTCGACGACATTTCTCTCGTAACCTGACTCTGTCATTAGGTTGCGGAACCTTTCGGAGAAAAACGCGAGAATGTTCACTTTAAGTTCTTCCTCGGACAGCTTGCCGTCACGAGCTTTTTGCGCGTCCATGGAATCGAGCACGAGCCTTACGCCGCGTTCAAGGAGCGTGGAGAGAGAAATATCAAGCTTCTTCTCTATGGCGATTCTTATTATTCCGAGGGTCTGTCTTCTCAGCGCATAGGGATCGGAAGATCCAGTGGGCGCGAGATCCGCGATGAAGGACGAGCAGATGTTATCCGTTTTGTCCACTATGCTTAGAAGTGCTCCGGTTTTCGTTCGCGGGAGTTCACCGGTCCTCGTAAGCGGCATGTATTGCTCCTCGATCGCGTTCGCGACGGCCTTTTTCTCCTTGGAAACAAGCGAGTAATACTTGCCCATTACACCTTGGAGTTCGGCGAATTCAAAGACCATCTGGGTCGCGAGGTCGGACTTTGAGAGTTCCGCGGCCCTTTCAAGATCGGAGCTGGCAAAGATGTCGGCGGCAAGCATTCTCATACGCTCGACTTTTTCCCTGTAAGTCCCTATATCGGATAGAAACACCATGCTCTCAAGATCTTCTGTGTAGGCGCTTAAGCTTTTCTTCGTATCTTCGGAGAAAAAGAATTCGGCGTCGTTAAGTCTAGCCCTTATTACCCGCTCGTTTCCCCTTATAATTACCTGTTTATCCTTAACCGGGGTTCCGCAGACAAAGATGAAACAGGGAAGAAGCTTGCCGGTCTTCTCAGAATACACGGGGAAATATTTCTGGTGATTCTTCATCACGCTTATAAGAACTTCCTCGGGCAACCGCAGGTATTTTTCCTCGAACTCTCCCACCAGAACCGTCGGATGCTCCACCAGGTTCACCACGGTTTCAAGCAGTTCAGAATCTTCCTTTATGGTTCCGCCTATCTTTTTGGCCGCCGCCTCTGTGTCCCTTCTTATGATTTTCTTTCTTCTCTCCGGGTCCGCTACTACGTTGTTTTTCTCAAGTGTTTTCAGATAATTTCCCCAGGATGTCACTCGAAACGGTTTCGGGGAAGTGAACCTGTGGCCGAAGCTTCGGTCAGAACTTTTGATGTTCTCAACGCTGAATTTTACTGGCTTGCCATCGTAGAGCGCCGCTATCCATCTTATAGGTCTTGCGAAGGTCAGTTTCCCGTCGCCCCATCTCATTGATTTCCGGAATGGGACCGATGAGATTACTCTCGGAAGAATCTCTTTTAGAACGGATGAAGTTTTTTTCCCCTTTACCGTTTTCCTTACGCAGAGGAATTCGCCGGTATCCCTTTTTGCGATAACGAGTTCCTCAACATCGACTTTCTGGGACCTAGCGAAACCCGCAGCGGCCTTGGTGGGCTTTCCGTCTTCGTCAAACGCTATGCGCTTGGGCGGCCCGAAGTTCTCGGTCGTGCGGTCTTTCTGCTTTCTTTCAAGTCCGCTTACCCTTGCCGAAAGTCTTCTCGGGGTATAGAAGATTTCCATTTCCTCGAATTCAATACCCTTGTCGCGGAGTTCTCCGCTTAGAATATTGCCCAGATCCTCCCGGGCTTTTTCAAGGAAGAGAGCAGGTATTTCCTCCGTTCCGATTTCGAGTATCAGTTCTTTTTCCATGGGTTGTTTTTCAGGAGGGGGAATCCCAGGTTTTCTCTGGTCTGCAGATACGAAGTTGCGCACAGATTCGCAAGCGCCCTTACCCTCGCTATGTATGAGGCCCGCTCGGCTACCCCAATCGCCCCTCTCGCGTCAAGCAGGTTGAAGGTGTGCGAACTTTTAAGACAGTATTCGTAAGCGGGGAGGGGGAGCTCCTTTTCGATAAGTGATCTGCATTCCTGCTCGTACATGTTAAACAGGTCGCTTAGCATCGCGGGATCGGATTCCTCGAAGTTGTACTTTGAGAACTGGACTTCGCTCTGATGATG is a window from the Candidatus Dadabacteria bacterium genome containing:
- a CDS encoding twin-arginine translocase TatA/TatE family subunit is translated as MFGQFGIWELILILAILLIIFGPSRLGDLGSSLGKGISGFRKSLKDDDPDNKEEGQSGT
- the mce gene encoding methylmalonyl-CoA epimerase gives rise to the protein MSRNGFLYHVAIAVRDIEKAEDIYSKLLGLRVVHREDVVNYGVKTSMLCSESEEGTAVELIEPLDENSPISQFLKKRGEGVHHICFLVDDIESSLRALEKEGVRLIDEHARPGSYNCKVAFIHPKSTNGVLVELAEKIKD
- a CDS encoding EVE domain-containing protein, whose amino-acid sequence is MNYWLVKSEPFKYSWEEFLRDGRTYWDGVRNYQARNNLKSMRKGDQVLFYHSNKGLEVVGISEVIREYYQDPTTEDERWVVVDLKPVETLQSPVSLKQIKNDERLEGISLVRQSRLSVMQIEKKHFDVIVELGRKSL
- the glyS gene encoding glycine--tRNA ligase subunit beta, with amino-acid sequence MEKELILEIGTEEIPALFLEKAREDLGNILSGELRDKGIEFEEMEIFYTPRRLSARVSGLERKQKDRTTENFGPPKRIAFDEDGKPTKAAAGFARSQKVDVEELVIAKRDTGEFLCVRKTVKGKKTSSVLKEILPRVISSVPFRKSMRWGDGKLTFARPIRWIAALYDGKPVKFSVENIKSSDRSFGHRFTSPKPFRVTSWGNYLKTLEKNNVVADPERRKKIIRRDTEAAAKKIGGTIKEDSELLETVVNLVEHPTVLVGEFEEKYLRLPEEVLISVMKNHQKYFPVYSEKTGKLLPCFIFVCGTPVKDKQVIIRGNERVIRARLNDAEFFFSEDTKKSLSAYTEDLESMVFLSDIGTYREKVERMRMLAADIFASSDLERAAELSKSDLATQMVFEFAELQGVMGKYYSLVSKEKKAVANAIEEQYMPLTRTGELPRTKTGALLSIVDKTDNICSSFIADLAPTGSSDPYALRRQTLGIIRIAIEKKLDISLSTLLERGVRLVLDSMDAQKARDGKLSEEELKVNILAFFSERFRNLMTESGYERNVVESVISAGFDNPLDAYRRINALEKFAKRKDFEALATGFKRVFNIAKTRPSSPLDKKLFKRKEEKDLHRAFTKTQTAVLKKLADSEKAARQSDYLKALESIKTLSAPIDRFFDAVMVMDKNKKIRDNRLALLNEIKDLFFMIADFSKI
- a CDS encoding DUF1295 domain-containing protein, coding for MVEMAEEQLHSVMVWAVIAAAVPTFFYLLRKTAPYGRHYAGAGWGPHISSRLGWIIMELPAVVVFLAVYFNGKSAFHIVPLLFLVMWQCHYLNRTFVYPFRIRTSGRKTPLLVVGSGFFFNVINAYVNARFISEFGEYTVGWLADPRFLIGVGVFLVGIALNLHADNILIRLRRPGGTGYVVPHGGGFRFVSCPNYMGEILEWVGWALATWSLSGLAFLLFTSANLVPRARSNHQWYVETFKDYPPHRKALIPGIY
- a CDS encoding Fic family protein, translating into MKYEKLTAKKKLLDEYGPLPDALLSNLDEWFRVELTYTSNAIEGNTLGRRETALVVEKGLTVGGKSLLEHMEAVNHARALDWVKEQARRRPHSLTEKDILHIHYLIMKGIDDLNAGCYRVTPVRISGSAVVLPNPHKVPDLMNGLTKWLKLATDLHPVELAAEAHYRLVTIHPFTDGNGRTARLLMNMILLMSGYPTAIIRKRDRLAYIDSLEKAQMGGSKEAYMKIVARAVDRSLVIYLKAAAGKTDTGENRDPLLKTGELSQPARQ
- a CDS encoding Rne/Rng family ribonuclease; its protein translation is MNTQLIINSLFNETRIAVLEKSRLIELFIERKSSSSMVGNIYRGKVEKIVPGMQAAFVGMGDGKSGFLSAEDVYEESLSELFLEEEETKKSSRKNHQPIQNVLRQGQEVMVQVTKEPTGNKGPKLTSHVGIPGKYLVLLPGAGSVNLSRKITDRKSRKRFSEIMRNKPEDMGFIVRTACVEADEKDIKSEMRALVRKWRRIKKKYEESKNPGVIYEEADTCIRVVRDLMGNGLKKIVVDSPKAHGRITKYFSDKIKKDGFKVDMYNKEEPIFDRYGIESQIEKMYRKKAWMKSGGYLIIDEAEGLTVIDVNSGKLVGEEFHKKTIMKTNEEAAVEAARQIRLRNLVGIIVIDFIDMQSVRSRKKIESLFTNEMKKDKARTTIQEISSFSVIQLTRRRVRESILSDLTEPCDTCEGSGRIKSIYTTCYEILRDIDQWTRQSAEGPLVVQANKKVVAKLREIEGRSMRRIQRERGVKIKFKSVEDPLEKYIISREGASG